The proteins below are encoded in one region of Rhodohalobacter mucosus:
- a CDS encoding SAM-dependent methyltransferase translates to MGKLYLIPTPLGKRKENTVLPGHTIDITRKLECFIVEKPQTAQSFLRWINHPVPDYKLKMRVLNKKTPGQEVYSFLKLIKEQDTGLMSEAGAPGVADPGASLVQLAHDNGLQVVPLVGPSSILLALMASGLNGQNFAFHGYLSLNDSERKKEIAHLEAESSKLNRTQIVMETPHRNEVLYDLLVERLRPGTRLCIACNLTQSDEWIRTQTVHKWSSSPKPDLQKKPALFLIHSG, encoded by the coding sequence ATGGGGAAACTTTACCTGATACCCACACCGCTCGGAAAAAGAAAAGAGAATACGGTTTTACCCGGGCACACGATCGATATAACCCGGAAATTAGAGTGTTTTATTGTCGAGAAACCACAAACGGCCCAAAGTTTTCTCAGGTGGATTAACCATCCGGTTCCCGACTATAAACTCAAGATGAGGGTGCTCAACAAGAAAACCCCCGGGCAGGAGGTGTACAGCTTCCTGAAACTGATTAAAGAGCAGGATACGGGTCTGATGTCGGAGGCAGGCGCACCCGGCGTGGCCGATCCCGGTGCATCGCTGGTTCAGCTTGCTCACGATAACGGACTGCAGGTGGTGCCTCTGGTCGGCCCCTCCTCTATTCTGCTGGCCCTGATGGCATCCGGGTTGAACGGCCAGAACTTTGCTTTTCACGGATATCTGTCACTTAACGATTCGGAGCGGAAAAAAGAGATTGCACACCTTGAGGCTGAGTCATCCAAACTGAACCGTACACAGATTGTAATGGAGACGCCTCACCGCAACGAGGTGCTCTACGACCTTCTGGTCGAAAGACTGCGTCCGGGTACCCGACTTTGCATCGCCTGCAACCTTACCCAGTCCGATGAATGGATCCGCACCCAAACGGTGCACAAATGGAGTTCATCGCCAAAACCGGACCTTCAGAAAAAACCTGCCCTGTTTTTAATCCACAGCGGGTAA
- a CDS encoding radical SAM protein, protein MKYQISNKSIQDYRPEKEAMDPYRPYLWLHEEEVQSDGCLSSVNTIFLTNRECPFKCTMCDLWRHTLDEPTPGGAIPEQIRFAQKKLPDADVVKLYNSGNFFDGKAIPRDDYREIADLLSDYDHIIVENHPKLIGDFIPEFRDMLNGSFEIAMGLESIHPVVMPGLNKQITRENYRRASEYLVENGMDVRAFVLLNPPFLTDERENIEWCLKTVEFAFDCGASAVSVIPTRDGNGIMEELRVRGEYVPPRLSALEEVFDRALQMKKGRVFADLWDLEKFSDCSECFEERKKRLEAMNLGQKKFPLVECRC, encoded by the coding sequence TTGAAGTATCAGATAAGCAACAAAAGCATACAGGATTACAGGCCCGAAAAGGAGGCCATGGATCCGTACCGGCCCTATCTCTGGCTGCATGAAGAGGAGGTACAGTCGGATGGATGTTTGAGCAGCGTCAATACCATTTTTCTGACAAACAGGGAGTGTCCGTTCAAATGCACAATGTGCGATCTCTGGCGGCATACGCTCGATGAGCCCACACCCGGGGGTGCCATACCCGAACAGATCCGTTTTGCTCAGAAGAAATTGCCGGATGCTGATGTCGTAAAACTTTACAACAGCGGAAATTTTTTTGACGGCAAGGCGATACCGCGGGATGATTATCGGGAAATAGCTGACCTATTGAGCGATTATGATCATATAATCGTGGAAAATCATCCTAAACTGATCGGTGATTTCATCCCTGAATTCCGCGACATGCTGAATGGCTCATTTGAAATTGCAATGGGGCTGGAAAGCATCCATCCGGTGGTGATGCCCGGTCTCAATAAGCAGATTACGCGCGAGAACTACAGGCGGGCATCTGAATATCTGGTAGAAAACGGTATGGACGTGAGGGCGTTTGTGCTGCTGAATCCACCGTTTTTAACCGATGAACGGGAAAACATTGAATGGTGCCTGAAAACCGTTGAATTTGCGTTCGACTGCGGGGCCTCAGCTGTTTCGGTGATCCCGACGCGTGACGGAAACGGAATCATGGAGGAGCTGCGGGTGCGGGGAGAGTATGTTCCTCCCAGGCTATCTGCACTGGAGGAGGTGTTTGACCGTGCCCTTCAGATGAAGAAGGGCCGGGTGTTTGCGGATCTGTGGGACCTGGAGAAGTTCTCGGACTGCAGCGAGTGTTTTGAAGAGCGGAAAAAGAGATTGGAAGCCATGAATTTGGGTCAAAAGAAATTTCCATTGGTTGAATGCAGATGCTGA
- a CDS encoding sodium:solute symporter, with protein sequence MPDFSLHLIDLIVIAVYIVVILWIGFWVSKNTDDTEDYFLAGRSLTWSLIGFSLLASNMSSTSLIGMAGSAFGTGISVFNYEWMAAIVLVFFTIFLLPLLLKSGVFTMPEFLERRYDSRSRYYFSGWTIVGNIFIDTAGALYAGALVISLLYPEVPFALSVAILAVLAGAYTILGGLKAVVYTDTIQAVLLLFGAVLISALAFSKIGSWETVTSSVSPDMLSLIQPADDPFLPWPGLLFGVPLLGFYFWCTNQFMVQRVLGAKNLDHGRWGALFAGFLKLPILFIMVMPGIFALLLYPELPSMEGFTPDLIFPVLLFDLLPIGLRGLILVALIAAIMSSIDSTLNSASTLVTMDFAKPLKPEWNEKQLLMAGRVTTFTFMIIAAAWAPMITNFPSLWEYLQSILAYQSPPFVAAFLVGIFWAGANRKAAFWGLVGGHVLSAGLFVANMVLGVTDIHFLYVAPILFVASVFLIVAISFLTKTRQDREDIQDFLWTKKSYDLETQELAEKPWYKNYRIQSLIILSITALILYWFW encoded by the coding sequence ATGCCTGATTTTTCCCTGCATCTCATTGACCTGATTGTCATTGCTGTGTACATCGTTGTTATTCTCTGGATCGGTTTCTGGGTATCCAAAAACACCGACGATACTGAAGACTACTTTCTTGCGGGCCGTTCACTCACCTGGTCGCTGATAGGTTTTTCACTGCTTGCCTCAAACATGTCGTCAACAAGCCTTATCGGTATGGCGGGCAGCGCGTTTGGCACAGGCATATCGGTGTTCAATTATGAGTGGATGGCGGCTATTGTGCTCGTATTTTTTACGATTTTCCTTCTCCCGCTGCTTCTGAAAAGCGGTGTATTTACCATGCCTGAATTTCTTGAGCGACGATACGACAGCCGGTCGCGCTACTACTTCTCGGGATGGACCATTGTCGGAAATATTTTTATCGATACGGCAGGTGCGCTGTATGCCGGTGCACTGGTTATTTCACTTCTCTATCCGGAAGTACCCTTTGCACTTTCTGTGGCTATTCTGGCTGTTCTGGCGGGTGCATACACCATTCTGGGAGGACTCAAGGCGGTGGTCTACACCGATACCATTCAGGCCGTTCTTTTGCTGTTTGGCGCGGTTTTGATCTCGGCACTGGCTTTCAGCAAGATCGGTTCCTGGGAAACGGTTACCTCAAGTGTCAGCCCGGACATGCTGAGCCTCATTCAGCCTGCAGACGACCCGTTTCTACCGTGGCCGGGCCTGCTCTTTGGCGTTCCGCTGCTCGGATTCTATTTCTGGTGTACCAATCAGTTTATGGTACAGCGCGTACTGGGTGCAAAGAATCTGGACCACGGACGATGGGGTGCCCTTTTTGCCGGTTTTCTGAAGCTGCCGATTCTTTTTATCATGGTTATGCCCGGTATCTTTGCACTTTTACTCTATCCGGAGCTGCCCTCCATGGAGGGATTTACGCCTGACCTGATTTTTCCCGTATTGCTGTTTGATCTGCTGCCGATCGGCCTTCGAGGACTGATACTAGTGGCTCTTATCGCGGCTATCATGTCCTCAATCGACTCCACGCTGAACTCAGCCTCTACACTGGTCACCATGGACTTTGCCAAACCGCTGAAACCGGAGTGGAATGAAAAGCAGCTGCTGATGGCGGGACGAGTCACCACGTTTACCTTTATGATCATTGCAGCCGCCTGGGCACCGATGATCACCAACTTCCCCTCTCTTTGGGAGTACCTGCAGTCGATCCTGGCCTATCAGAGTCCGCCCTTTGTCGCTGCTTTCCTTGTGGGGATATTCTGGGCAGGAGCAAACCGAAAAGCGGCGTTTTGGGGGCTTGTGGGAGGGCATGTTCTTTCAGCCGGCCTCTTTGTTGCAAACATGGTGCTCGGCGTGACGGATATCCATTTTCTCTACGTGGCGCCTATCCTGTTTGTGGCGAGTGTATTTTTGATTGTAGCCATATCATTTTTGACTAAGACCCGACAGGATCGAGAGGACATCCAGGATTTTCTATGGACCAAAAAGTCATACGATCTGGAAACGCAGGAACTTGCAGAAAAGCCATGGTACAAGAACTACCGCATTCAGTCTTTGATCATACTGTCGATTACGGCACTGATTCTGTACTGGTTCTGGTAA
- a CDS encoding carbohydrate kinase family protein: MPTIFSFGELLWDIFPDYKKPGGSPANLAYHLHVLKNRSRLISRIGDDEYGKELQHFIRKKGLSADYIQTDVKHPTGLVTVQFDDNEPSYTIHEPAAWDFIEFTQKLGKEISDADALCFASLSQRNRASASTLNRLLDSVHPECLTVFDLNLRPPFIDRKRIMNSIERSKVIKFNMDELNQVSGWFKTDQFPEYLLRKDPEKVILLTLGGDGSAMYTRDGYFKQEAFPITDDGDFVGVGDAFLACITHLLLKKEDPKQVLLKANRYAASVASQQGGMPDIPKSVLDDISG, encoded by the coding sequence ATGCCAACAATCTTCAGTTTTGGTGAGCTTCTTTGGGATATTTTTCCGGATTATAAAAAGCCGGGCGGCTCTCCCGCGAATCTGGCCTATCATCTTCACGTTCTTAAGAACAGATCCCGTTTAATAAGCCGGATCGGAGACGACGAGTATGGTAAAGAACTGCAGCATTTTATCCGGAAAAAAGGACTTAGTGCGGATTATATTCAGACAGACGTCAAGCACCCAACAGGATTGGTTACCGTTCAGTTCGACGACAATGAACCATCTTACACGATTCATGAACCGGCAGCCTGGGATTTTATTGAATTCACCCAGAAGCTTGGAAAAGAGATATCTGATGCGGATGCCCTCTGTTTTGCCTCCCTTTCACAGAGAAACCGGGCCTCTGCCTCTACCCTGAACCGACTTCTGGATTCTGTTCACCCGGAGTGCCTCACCGTTTTTGATTTGAACCTCAGGCCCCCGTTTATTGATCGCAAACGGATAATGAACAGCATTGAACGGTCCAAAGTCATCAAGTTCAACATGGATGAGCTGAATCAGGTCTCAGGCTGGTTTAAAACCGATCAATTTCCCGAATATCTCCTTCGTAAGGATCCTGAGAAGGTGATTCTGCTGACACTGGGCGGCGACGGCAGTGCCATGTACACCCGGGATGGTTACTTCAAACAAGAGGCTTTTCCGATCACCGATGACGGTGATTTTGTGGGCGTCGGGGATGCCTTCCTGGCCTGTATCACGCATCTGCTGCTGAAAAAAGAAGACCCGAAACAGGTGCTCCTCAAGGCCAATCGCTACGCCGCCAGTGTGGCCTCACAGCAAGGCGGCATGCCCGACATCCCCAAATCGGTTCTTGATGATATTTCAGGGTAG
- a CDS encoding NAD(P)/FAD-dependent oxidoreductase, with protein MNNTYDFIIIGSGFGGSITAMCLVQRGFSVAIVEKDRHPRFAIGESSTPAADMILRDLAESYDLPLLKKLSRYGSWQKHVPEVVCGLKRGFSYYFHEPGQPFQSSRDHSRELLVAASTDDKNSDTNWLRSDVDQLLSGYAADLGADLFEGTQIEKLNRSKDAWQVQAQRDDEPLQMSASWILDATGSPVFAERFLGVHSSSDGFYTNSRAVYSHYTGAGRWLDYLNENSFYTDDYPYNPDHSALHQFTEEGWMWMLRFNNELLSAGFLIADNMGSENPKKPAEAQWQRLCNRYPSLKQIFRNSNIAARPGRIIQTGRLQRKLGRVFGNGWTALPHTAGFVDPLHSTGISFTLSGIRRLLPILEQLDNGKLSVPDLNKYEETVGKELSFMDMLVSSCYISRFRFDLFTASVMLYFAAVITWEQRYLSGNRDHAFLCPDIPDLYEMVSDTHGELLMLGSGPINDKKSAGLIERIRTRIEPFNRAGLMDPEKYNMYRHTAVTLS; from the coding sequence ATGAATAACACCTACGATTTCATCATCATCGGTTCCGGCTTCGGCGGCTCTATAACAGCCATGTGCCTGGTGCAGCGTGGCTTTTCGGTGGCGATAGTCGAAAAAGATCGTCACCCAAGGTTTGCCATAGGTGAATCCTCCACGCCGGCTGCCGATATGATTTTGCGCGACCTGGCGGAATCCTATGATTTGCCGCTGCTTAAAAAGCTTTCCCGGTACGGAAGCTGGCAAAAGCACGTTCCCGAAGTGGTCTGCGGACTAAAACGGGGTTTCAGTTACTATTTTCATGAACCGGGGCAGCCGTTTCAGAGCAGCCGCGACCACAGCCGGGAGCTCCTGGTGGCAGCCAGTACGGATGATAAAAACTCGGATACCAACTGGCTGCGGAGTGATGTGGATCAGCTGCTTTCAGGTTATGCCGCGGATCTGGGTGCCGATCTGTTCGAGGGGACTCAAATTGAGAAGCTTAACCGAAGCAAAGACGCCTGGCAGGTGCAGGCTCAGCGGGATGATGAGCCGTTGCAGATGTCGGCTTCATGGATTCTGGATGCAACGGGTTCGCCAGTCTTCGCAGAGCGCTTCCTGGGTGTTCACTCATCTTCCGATGGTTTCTATACAAATTCGCGCGCGGTCTATTCGCACTATACCGGCGCCGGGCGATGGCTGGATTATCTGAATGAAAATAGTTTCTACACTGATGATTATCCGTACAACCCGGATCATTCCGCGCTTCACCAGTTCACGGAAGAGGGGTGGATGTGGATGCTGCGGTTTAATAACGAGCTGCTGAGTGCAGGATTTCTCATTGCAGATAACATGGGATCTGAAAACCCAAAAAAACCGGCAGAGGCCCAGTGGCAGCGCCTTTGTAATAGATACCCTTCACTGAAGCAAATATTTCGCAATTCAAACATTGCTGCACGGCCAGGCAGAATCATTCAAACCGGCCGGCTGCAGCGAAAGCTGGGTAGAGTGTTTGGTAATGGATGGACAGCCCTTCCGCACACGGCCGGGTTTGTGGATCCTCTCCACAGCACCGGAATTTCGTTTACGCTCTCCGGCATCCGGAGACTGCTGCCGATCCTGGAGCAGCTGGATAACGGGAAACTTTCTGTGCCTGATTTGAATAAGTATGAAGAGACAGTGGGTAAAGAGCTGTCGTTCATGGATATGCTGGTTTCATCCTGCTACATTTCACGCTTTCGTTTTGATCTCTTCACAGCATCCGTTATGCTCTATTTTGCTGCCGTAATCACGTGGGAACAGCGGTATTTATCCGGTAACAGGGATCATGCATTTCTCTGTCCTGATATTCCGGACCTGTATGAAATGGTGTCCGATACGCACGGTGAGCTTCTGATGCTGGGTTCAGGCCCTATTAATGACAAAAAATCGGCCGGGCTGATTGAAAGAATTCGAACCCGGATCGAACCCTTTAATCGTGCCGGTTTGATGGACCCTGAAAAATATAATATGTACCGGCATACGGCTGTGACGCTCTCATAG
- a CDS encoding alpha-amylase family protein: MYQPKTIPEIPLPDDIDRREQLTRERIFPRLTKSEAGGGKKAEIFYERLETEFPRLFRTLYHLYGNRYDFYYHLEDLLHRMAGIYSERSPELRARDLNKEKNPDWYKSEKMVGGICYVDLYAGDLKKLKKKIPYFKELGLTYMHLMPFFRCPEGESDGGYAVSSYRHVRKDLGTMDDLEELATAFHEHGINLVVDFINNHTSDRFKWAEEARRGDPDYMEHYYMFPDRTLPDQYDQTLRAIFPEVRHGNFTRVDEIDRWVWTTFHSYQWDLNYRNPAVFNAIAEELLVLANRGVDVLRMDAVAFTWKKMGTDCENLPEAHYILQALNAVASVVCPGLLLKSEAIVHPDEVNRYIGSVECQLSYNPLLMALSWESLATRETKLLAHSMKHRFQIDENCSWVNYVRCHDDIGWTFSDEDAAELGIHGNDHRSFLNRFYSGRFPGSFARGVPFQHNPENDDMRICGSAASLTGLEKGLEDNSSNDIDLSIKRIEMMYGVAYSIGGIPLLYLGDEWGVLNDYSYLETPGKVHDSRWAHRPDLRKGAKSDLVVNDVAKRLTAWFKKMGAIRSSEPVMGNTITRFPDQPDPHLFTFLRGQGAEKLLVIANFSEFERKLHNDWITDQLHAVSYRNLLNGEHRSVHNELHVDPYQILWLKPVSG; this comes from the coding sequence ATGTACCAGCCCAAAACCATCCCGGAGATCCCGCTTCCCGATGATATTGACAGACGGGAGCAACTTACGCGGGAGCGCATTTTTCCGAGACTCACCAAAAGCGAGGCCGGCGGCGGCAAAAAGGCTGAGATTTTTTACGAGAGGCTTGAAACGGAATTTCCGCGACTCTTCAGAACCCTCTACCACCTCTACGGCAACCGCTACGACTTTTATTATCACCTGGAAGACCTGCTGCACCGTATGGCCGGCATCTACAGCGAGCGCAGCCCGGAGCTCAGAGCTCGCGATCTGAATAAGGAGAAGAATCCGGATTGGTACAAGTCAGAGAAGATGGTTGGCGGGATTTGCTATGTGGACCTGTATGCGGGAGACCTCAAAAAACTCAAGAAAAAGATCCCCTACTTCAAGGAGCTTGGGCTGACATACATGCACCTGATGCCGTTCTTTCGCTGTCCTGAAGGGGAAAGCGACGGAGGATATGCGGTAAGCAGCTATCGCCATGTGAGGAAAGACCTTGGCACGATGGATGATCTTGAAGAGCTTGCGACGGCATTTCATGAGCATGGCATCAATCTTGTGGTCGACTTTATCAACAATCATACCTCCGACCGGTTCAAATGGGCGGAAGAAGCACGCAGAGGCGATCCGGATTACATGGAGCACTACTATATGTTTCCGGACCGGACACTGCCGGATCAGTACGACCAAACCCTCCGCGCCATTTTTCCGGAGGTTCGTCATGGCAACTTTACAAGGGTTGATGAGATCGACCGCTGGGTATGGACCACCTTTCACAGCTATCAGTGGGACCTGAACTACCGGAATCCTGCCGTCTTCAACGCCATTGCGGAGGAACTTCTCGTTTTGGCCAATCGCGGAGTGGACGTGCTCAGAATGGACGCTGTGGCTTTCACCTGGAAAAAAATGGGGACGGACTGCGAAAACCTTCCGGAGGCTCATTATATCCTTCAGGCACTCAATGCGGTGGCATCCGTTGTATGTCCGGGATTGTTGCTGAAATCGGAAGCAATTGTTCATCCCGACGAGGTGAACCGCTACATCGGTTCCGTTGAATGTCAGCTGTCATACAATCCCCTGCTCATGGCCCTCAGCTGGGAAAGCCTGGCCACCCGCGAAACCAAGCTGCTGGCCCACTCCATGAAACACCGTTTCCAGATCGATGAAAACTGTTCATGGGTTAACTATGTGCGGTGTCACGACGATATCGGCTGGACTTTTTCGGATGAGGATGCCGCTGAACTTGGGATACACGGCAATGACCATCGTTCATTCCTGAACCGGTTCTACTCAGGGCGTTTTCCGGGCAGTTTTGCACGCGGCGTCCCTTTTCAGCACAATCCTGAGAACGATGATATGCGAATATGCGGCAGCGCCGCATCTCTGACCGGCCTTGAAAAAGGCCTTGAAGACAACAGCTCAAATGACATTGATCTGAGCATAAAGCGCATTGAAATGATGTACGGCGTGGCCTACAGCATTGGCGGCATTCCCCTGCTCTACCTGGGTGATGAGTGGGGTGTATTGAATGACTACAGCTACCTGGAAACGCCCGGTAAAGTGCACGACAGCCGATGGGCGCACCGTCCGGATCTCAGAAAAGGCGCTAAATCGGACCTTGTGGTCAATGATGTTGCAAAACGGCTCACTGCCTGGTTCAAGAAAATGGGTGCTATCCGTTCATCGGAACCGGTTATGGGCAATACAATCACTCGCTTCCCCGACCAGCCGGATCCCCACCTGTTTACCTTCCTGCGGGGACAGGGTGCCGAAAAACTGCTGGTCATTGCCAACTTCAGCGAGTTTGAGAGGAAGCTTCATAACGACTGGATTACCGATCAGCTACATGCCGTTTCCTATCGCAACCTGTTAAACGGCGAGCATAGATCGGTTCATAATGAGCTTCATGTCGACCCCTATCAGATCCTCTGGCTGAAGCCGGTTTCGGGTTAG